One genomic region from Clostridia bacterium encodes:
- a CDS encoding fibronectin type III domain-containing protein produces the protein MKTAWSFLKTGVIFLLICAILLQTAEAQASSAFRAADSMAPSAPKKLTVTNKTCTSVSFSWTASTDNNEVKGYEVYRDGKRIVTVSKTCYTNMCLVPGRNYTYTIKAYDSSGNISVSSAVLHVTTNKDLQPPASPHTLAANSPTCTTIALSWASSTDNTGIKGYEVFCNGKKTALTSATSYVCKKLLPGTTYTFTVKALDIAGNYSLSSNTCLSGTLPDTTAPSMPGGLKAAEVSYTEVNLVWNSSSENVKVKSYEIFCDGIKKGSTTKTSYTSKNLIPGRSYTYTVRALDTSGNISTESPKLHVLTKADTEPPKAPDGFKTGSISKSSVSLKWKASNDNTKVKGYYVYCNGIKIAETIRTSYTVKGLGNLSIAVFYIKAYDISGNLSENSKTIGIIIV, from the coding sequence ATGAAAACAGCATGGTCGTTTTTGAAGACAGGAGTTATCTTCTTATTGATTTGTGCCATATTACTACAGACTGCTGAAGCACAGGCTTCTTCTGCATTTAGAGCGGCAGATTCCATGGCTCCATCTGCGCCAAAAAAACTTACAGTCACAAACAAAACCTGCACATCGGTTTCTTTTTCATGGACAGCTTCAACTGATAACAATGAAGTAAAGGGATATGAAGTCTACAGAGACGGCAAGCGGATAGTGACAGTCTCAAAGACATGCTATACAAATATGTGTCTGGTCCCGGGAAGAAATTATACATATACCATTAAGGCTTATGATTCTTCCGGAAACATATCAGTAAGCAGTGCTGTTTTGCATGTTACCACAAATAAAGATTTACAGCCCCCGGCAAGTCCTCACACACTGGCTGCAAATTCTCCGACCTGTACTACTATAGCGCTGTCCTGGGCTTCATCAACGGATAATACAGGTATTAAAGGCTATGAGGTGTTTTGCAACGGCAAAAAGACGGCGCTAACTTCAGCTACCAGCTACGTTTGCAAAAAACTCCTTCCTGGCACTACATATACTTTTACAGTAAAAGCATTGGATATAGCGGGTAACTACTCTCTAAGCAGTAATACCTGTTTATCAGGTACATTGCCCGATACAACAGCTCCATCAATGCCAGGCGGACTGAAAGCTGCCGAAGTTTCATATACGGAAGTGAATCTGGTCTGGAACTCCTCTTCTGAGAATGTAAAGGTTAAGAGCTATGAAATTTTTTGTGATGGCATAAAGAAAGGATCAACTACCAAGACATCCTATACCAGCAAAAACCTGATTCCAGGTAGAAGTTATACATATACTGTAAGGGCATTGGATACTTCCGGCAATATTTCAACTGAAAGCCCAAAACTCCACGTCCTGACAAAAGCAGATACAGAGCCACCTAAAGCACCAGACGGATTCAAGACCGGTTCCATCAGCAAATCTTCTGTTTCCCTTAAGTGGAAAGCTTCCAATGATAATACCAAAGTTAAAGGATATTATGTTTACTGTAACGGCATTAAAATCGCAGAAACAATCAGAACCTCCTATACCGTGAAAGGATTGGGCAACTTGTCCATAGCCGTTTTTTATATAAAAGCATATGACATATCAGGAAACCTTTCAGAAAACAGTAAAACTATAGGCATAATAATAGTATAG